The Mastomys coucha isolate ucsf_1 unplaced genomic scaffold, UCSF_Mcou_1 pScaffold11, whole genome shotgun sequence genome includes a window with the following:
- the Triobp gene encoding TRIO and F-actin-binding protein isoform X4 — MSMEQDTRALLPTQGTAWATASVPVARLQGPQGDSHQACSQAQEPLSPSSAEAPYCDLPRCPPALQNPLCTTTCVGQSVDSLGLGLGQEPQRVWSPTTVLPAEDPAGAPSSRYQDPEGIPYLEGLACSSCTEDNNKDEDPNSNTSASQDSNTPHDTSNPSSVDWDTERPGGVLNRSRLTAMIPRRPQEGLRADRARKATRSPARGDTAGQRKEDSGSGGQSAGQHWAKLRSESGYFSLERQRSGQTQASSGTPVSGPRTTVQASSAQRDVFQAASIQEAPQTPSLSRNTQRDTQRNTPRTSSPSRVSQRDTPKVMSTQRKNTPLSSPLRATSETLKTSAPEDGPHLTSPPCAQESSLNRTAQRDNSRTSCAQRDNPRASSPNRTAQRDNSRTSCAQRDNPRASSPNRTIQRDNPRTSCAQRDNPRASSPNRTAQRDNPRTSCAQRDNPRASSPNKTTQRDNPRTSCAQRDNPRASSPNRTTQRDNPRTSCAQRDNPRASSPNRTAQRDNPRTSCTSQNTSRTSSTQVDKTTASCSRWEHLRSACTQRDNPRTFSQGCTQRDNPGPASPRRATQGSSSRNPSPHRTNKDIPWASFPLRPTQSDSPRTSSPSRTKQNQVPWASISLRPTQGDKPQTSAPTRLAHNDPPQQYSPSLATSSSSSHNPGHPSASRTSSPLHPAPRGAPQTSLESSQPPCTVCIGHRDAPRASSPPRYFQYDPFPFFPDPRSSESESPHHEPPYMPPAVCIGHRDAPRATSPPRHTQFDPFPFLPDTSDAENESPQHDPPQFPPPVCIGYRDAPRASSPPRQFPEPSFFQDLPRASTESLVPSTDSMHEPPHIPTPVCIGHRDAPSFSSPPRQAPEPSLFFQDPPGTSMESLAPSIDSLHGCPLLPPQVCIGHRDAPRASSPPRHPPSDVGLLAPSPPPGSSGSRGSAPPGETRHNLEREEYTMLADLPPPRRLAQRGPEPQAQGSNEGRTRSPGRAEVERLFGQERR; from the exons ATGTCTATGGAGCAAGACACCAG AGCACTTCTGCCCACCCAGGGCACTGCCTGGGCTACAGCCTCTGTCCCAGTCGCCAGGCTCCAGGGTCCCCAGGGAGACTCCCACCAAGCCTGCTCTCAG GCCCAGGAGCCTCTCAGCCCTTCCAGTGCTGAGGCACCCTACTGCGACCTGCCTCGCTGCCCACCAGCCCTGCAAAACCCACTCTGCACCACCACCTGTGTTGGCCAGTCTGTGGACAGCCTTGGTCTTGGCCTTGGTCAGGAGCCTCAGAG ggTCTGGTCCCCAACAACAGTTCTCCCTGCAGAGGACCCTGCAGGTGCCCCAAGCAGCAGGTACCAGGACCCTGAGGGGATACCCTATCTGGAGGGCCTGGCCTGTAGTAGCTGCACAGAGGACAACAACAAAGACGAGGACCCCAACTCCAACACCAGTGCCAGCCAAGACAGCAATACCCCTCATGATACCAGCAATCCCTCTTCTGTG GATTGGGACACTGAGAGGCCAGGGGGGGTCCTCAACAGGAGCAGACTCACCGCGATGATCCCAAGGAGGCCTCAGGAGGGACTGAGAGCTGACCGTGCTCGAAAGGCCACCAGGTCCCCAGCCCGAGGAGACACAGCAGGCCAGAGGAAGGAGG ACTCTGGCAGTGGTGGACAGAGCGCCGGCCAGCACTGGGCGAAGCTGCGATCGGAAAGCGGCTACTTCTCTCTGGAGCGACAGCGCTCAGGGCAAACCCAGGCTTCCTCCGGGACACCAGTGAGCGGCCCTCGGACCACCGTCCAGGCTTCTTCTGCTCAAAGGGATGTTTTCCAGGCTGCTTCTATACAAGAAGCTCCCCAAACCCCCTCTCTGTCCCGAAACACCCAAAGGGACACCCAGCGGAACACCCCCAGAACTTCCTCTCCTTCAAGGGTATCCCAGCGGGACACTCCTAAAGTCATGTCCACCCAGCGGAAGAATACTCCACTTTCCTCTCCCCTCAGGGCTACTTCAGAGACCCTGAAGACCTCTGCCCCAGAAGACGGCCCCCATCTTACATCACCTCCATGTGCCCAAGAATCCTCTCTCAACAGAACTGCCCAGCGGGACAACTCTAGAACTTCCTGTGCCCAGAGGGACAATcccagggcctcctctcccaaCAGAACTGCCCAGCGGGACAACTCTAGAACTTCCTGTGCCCAGAGAGACAATcccagggcctcctctcccaaCAGAACCATACAGCGGGACAACCCCAGGACATCTTGTGCCCAGAGGGACAATcccagggcctcctctcccaaCAGAACTGCCCAGCGGGACAACCCCAGGACGTCTTGTGCCCAGAGAGACAATcccagggcctcctctcccaaCAAAACTACACAGCGGGACAACCCCAGGACATCTTGTGCCCAGAGAGACAATcccagggcctcctctcccaaCAGAACCACACAGCGGGACAACCCCAGGACATCTTGTGCCCAGAGAGACAATcccagggcctcctctcccaaCAGAACTGCCCAGCGGGACAACCCCAGGACTTCCTGCACATCACAGAATACCTCCAGGACCTCGTCTACCCAAGTAGACAAGACTACAgcttcctgcagcagatgggaacatcTCCGAAGCGCCTGCACCCAACGAGACAACCCCAGGACCTTCTCTCAAGGTTGCACTCAAAGGGACAATCCAGGACCAGCCTCTCCCCGCCGTGCCACTCAGGGGAGTAGTTCCAGGAACCCTTCTCCCCACCGTACCAACAAAGATATCCCTTGGGCTTCCTTTCCCCTTCGGCCAACACAGAGTGACAGTCCCCGAACCTCATCTCCATCACGCACCAAACAAAACCAGGTGCCTTGGGCATCCATTTCTCTCCGGCCAACCCAAGGGGACAAGCCTCAGACCTCAGCTCCTACCAGACTAGCTCATAATGACCCTCCCCAGCAGTATTCGCCATCCCTggctacctcctcctcctcctctcataACCCTGGCCATCCCAGTGCCTCTAGGACGTCATCACCTCTTCACCCAGCACCACGAGGGGCTCCCCAGACCTCTCTGGAGTCCTCTCAGCCACCATGCACTGTGTGCATTGGGCACCGGGACGCACCTCGCGCCTCTTCCCCACCTCGCTATTTTCAGTATGACCCGTTTCCCTTTTTCCCAGATCCCCGCTCGTCTGAGAGCGAATCACCCCACCATGAACCTCCCTACATGCCGCCTGCAGTGTGTATTGGGCACCGTGATGCCCCCCGGGCCACTTCGCCCCCTCGTCACACCCAGTTCgatcccttccccttcctcccagaCACATCAGATGCTGAGAACGAGTCCCCCCAGCACGACCCCCCTCAGTTTCCCCCACCAGTGTGCATCGGGTATCGCGATGCTCCGCGGGCCTCTTCCCCACCTCGCCAGTTCCCAGAGCCCTCCTTCTTCCAAGACCTCCCCAGGGCCAGCACAGAGAGCCTTGTCCCTTCCACAGACTCTATGCATGAGCCTCCCCACATTCCCACTCCTGTGTGTATTGGGCACAGAGAcgctccctccttctcctccccaccaCGCCAGGCCCCTGAGCCGTCCCTCTTTTTCCAGGATCCTCCTGGCACCAGTATGGAGAGTCTTGCCCCTTCCATTGACTCTCTGCATGGCTGCCCACTGCTGCCCCCCCAAGTTTGCATCGGCCATCGGGATGCACCCAGAGCGTCCTCTCCTCCCCGCCACCCACCTAGTGACGTAGGTCTCCTGGCACCCTCACCTCCACCAGGTAGCTCAGGCTCCCGGGGCTCAGCCCCGCCAGGGGAGACCAGACACAACTTGGAAAGGGAGGAGTACACCATGCTGGCTGACCTGCCCCCACCCAGGAGGCTGGCTCAGAGGGGGCCAGAGCCCCAGGCGCAGGGCAGCAACGAAGGCCGTACCCGCAGCCCTGGCCGAGCAGAGGTGGAGCGCCTCTTCGGGCAAGAGCGCAGGTGA